A region from the Aphis gossypii isolate Hap1 chromosome 1, ASM2018417v2, whole genome shotgun sequence genome encodes:
- the LOC114129616 gene encoding uncharacterized PE-PGRS family protein PE_PGRS36-like produces MIGIGGDDDSSSGVVLSVGGGVIVGSVGCNGGPGLFRSRSLPHLLGNDSGVGGSFSDGVGGSGFPEGGVGGTGSGFHGGRGGAPLPGHCSKSQPAGLSGLGDIRQLVTLKQHYYPEGGWGWVVAAVAMTAHLLTHGLHLASGVFIQELVYKFGPGTVVPAGKKKTVNTCGSFNNRYLLY; encoded by the exons TGGAGTTGTTTTGAGCGTTGGCGGAGGTGTCATCGTCGGAAGTGTCGGCTGCAACGGAGGACCGGGTCTGTTCCGGTCCAGAAGTTTGCCACACCTGTTGGGAAACGACTCGGGCGTAGGTGGCAGCTTCAGTGACGGTGTCGGTGGTAGCGGATTCCCGGAAGGTGGTGTTGGCGGCACCGGAAGCGGCTTCCACGGCGGTAGAGGCGGCGCGCCATTGCCCGGTCATTGCAGCAAGTCGCAACCCGCCGGTCTATCTGGACTCGGTGATATCCGTCAACTAGTCACTCTTAAGCAACATTACTACCCTGAGGGTGGATGGGGCTGGGTTGTGGCTGCTGTGGCTATGACCGCGCATCTGCTCACTCACGGACTCCATCTCGCGTCTGGTGTGTTTATCCAGGAGTTAGTGTACAAGTTTGGACCCGGCACCGTGGTACCTGCAG gtaAGAAGAAAACAGTTAATACATGTGGcagttttaataataggtatttgttatattaa